The proteins below are encoded in one region of Chiloscyllium plagiosum isolate BGI_BamShark_2017 chromosome 7, ASM401019v2, whole genome shotgun sequence:
- the LOC122551774 gene encoding fibrinogen-like protein 1-like protein encodes MNFNTQFITFTVILLCAQSFTLDAASTLIYKNLKLKVANAEMVHTNQVRSIINLRDLLLKKAKYSRDCNELLQRGFTEDGLYVIQPQPLDQTPPIVINCNMSYDCSGGWTVLHRNTRQSEMTWNETWTAYKYGFGNIQGDHYIGNQYMYYLTSQKWYKARVVIDEEKNGWTQQSYAEYDIFRLGDESTHYRMQLGAYRGGAGDALATFENMVDNLPFSSRDNDTDGDAANCASKYGGGWWFNTCSKNSPFAMLTQKENIHWKPFCQNCRHVVLMVKPVSMYCRSEEMTQ; translated from the exons ATGAATTTCAACACCCAGTTCATAACGTTCACTGTTATTCTGCTGTGTGCTCAAAGTTTTACTTTGGATGCTGCAAGCACACTGATCTACAAAAACCTGAAACTTAAAGTAGCTAATGCTGAGATGGTACATACAAACCAAGTGAGAAGCATCATAAATTTGAGAGATCTGCTTCTGAAAAAAG CAAAATACTCAAGAGATTGCAATGAGCTTCTTCAACGAGGATTCACTGAAGATGGCCTCTACGTGATCCAGCCACAACCACTAGACCAAACACCACCCATTGTGATCAACTGTAACATGAGTTATGACTGCAGTGGTGGATGGACAGTGCTGCATCGGAACACCAGACAGAGCGAGATGACATGGAATGAAACATGGACTGCGTACAAGTATGGGTTCGGCAATATTCAGGGTGACCACTACATTGGCAATCAGTATATGTACTACCTAACCAGCCAGAAATGGTACAAAGCAAGAGTAGTAATAGATGAGGAGAAAAATGGTTGGACTCAACAGAGCTATGCTGAGTATGATATTTTCCGGTTGGGTGATGAGAGCACACACTATAGAATGCAACTTGGTGCATACAGGGGTGGTGCTGGAGATGCTTTGGCAACCTTTGAAAATATGGTTGATAATTTGCCATTTAGCTCAAGGGATAATGACACTGATGGTGATGCAGCTAACTGTGCTTCCAAGTATGGTGGTGGGTGGTGGTTTAATACTTGCTCAAAAAATAGCCCCTTTGCCATGTTGACCCAAAAAGAGAACATTCACTGGAAACCTTTCTGCCAAAACTGCAGGCATGTCGTTCTCATGGTCAAACCTGTCAGTATGTATTGCCGCTCTGAAGAAATGACACAGTAG